The genomic window GAGGCAAATAGTCCCTCAACATCAGAACACTGGTCAAGTCCAAAAAGCCATGTCTGTACCAGTTGAAGGCAAGTTAGAATTAACAAGCTAAACCAATAAAATGAATTGACAAAAGGGATGCTAGAAATTCAACCGAAGACGGAAAGCAAGTATATATCCAGCATTAAAGGGGAGTCTCAGAAGTCACGGTTCAGTGATGACACTATGGGGGTAATGACACAGCTTCATCTTCATACTAAAGAAATCACAACCAAGTATCGGGGACCTGACTTCCTTGTGGAAATAACCTGTAGCAAACCAAGATGAAAACCTGTTTTagctaattttctttaatgtaccCACTGTTCTCTAGGACTCTAATTTTATATTAGGGTACTAAtacacaaaaactgacacatgGCTGCAGCCTTTACTTCTTCCTCCAAAACAAGATTCCCTCCAAATACCAGGTTTAAGTACACATACTGTGTTGGTAAACATATGTCAGCTGGTTCTAAAATCCATTCTGTGGTTAAGATTATAAAACATAGGCATTGTTGTCCtggaaattgttttttaaagttggaGTGGAAACTTCTTTGAGGCTCTTTCAAATGGCCAAATGAAGGTAACTCCAAATGATAGCTGTTAAGATCTACTGAAGCAGTCTGTGGTTACCTGTGTGACAAGGGCAAACATTAAAGTTGTTGTCTGTCTAAGAAAGCTAGATGATGATGCACAGTGTCCAGTAGTTTCTCCTCTCCTGTTTTATGCCCTCTGGATTGGTAGTCAGGCACAGGTCAAAAATCGGGAACAAACACTAGGAAGACGCTAAAATCCTTTCCTAAAAGCGCTGGACTAGCTTTTAAAGGGGGAATCTAGCGATGGAATTTGAAGCTCCAGAGCCATACTCCCTCCATAGTGCCAAAGACTGAGctgctgctcctccccacctgctTCTCTCAAGTGGCATGATTGGAATTGGCCTGATTCAAGAAACTTCTTCCACTAAGATTTCTGACTCAGTTCCAAAGCCATAGCAGACTTGAGGCACTCACCTAAATGCCCAGTCTgagcagttttcttttctcaattttattcttGGGACTACAGAAACTTGGCTCTGAACTAAGATTATCCAAGCCAACAGTCCTCTGCTATAACAGTTGTTTTCAGAAAGCTCTAAATGTGTCAGGGAAATACTTGTGCAAGCTTACTTTTATTTGCTCATTCACTGGTCATAAAACACCTGGCTTTCAAGCATAAGGAAACTACCTTGAGTGGTAATTGCAAATatatgggtgtttttttttaaaggataagtaTTAGAGAAACTGTCTTGCCTCTATTCATGACTGCTTTTGAATCACTTTATTAATGATAAATAGTGCCACTTTTTTGATTACCCAGTAGGATTTGGAGAAAGCAAACCTAGGTATCTGCAGACTATAGGTGAAAACCCTTCAGTATGGCTTCAGAAATTGAGtctttttgttccctttgctcatttttcaacCTCAAGACCCAATCAGGGTAGCAAAACAgtcttttaagtctttttccTGCTCCTTCCTGCAGAGAATAGAAGCATTGTTTACAGTTTCCACTGTAATACTCCAATGTTTAGTCGAGTCCACAGGAGTGGAATAGGTTCCTTAGGACCCAAGATATTGAAGCCCCCATGCTTTAAAGGTCAGCCTAGCCAGGAATTCCTCTACATTTACACACATCCTCTGGCCAAagtagttgaatttttttttcccatacagAAAAAATATGGGCAGAAAACAAGGTTTTAGAAGAGCTTTTCGTGGTTAGAGCTCTGTAAGAATCTGTTAAAGGGATAACGGAGTTAGTGGCTACTAATAGAGCCACTACTTTAGCCCTTAAAACATACAATCACCGTTATGTGGGAAAGTGGTTATTAGGCCAGATTTAAACTCATCTCTGTCTAGAGCATTTCATGTCTGTCTGTTGCTTATGTTGTTTGTCTGCAGAATGTCTTGTCTCTTCTAATCACTGCAAATAAAGCAATACTGAAAACTTGGTAAGAGAATGCACCTTAGGGGAAGGGGCTTTTATGtttcaagaaggaagagaaaggaaagacctCTTCCTGCCTTTTGAGTAAGGTCCAGCTTTTAAGTCGCAGCTGTGATTTACCAGGGCAGGTTATGACAATATCCACTGTCCAGATGCTGGCCCTCTGCCTTCTAAAGCTGTCTTAAAAGCCGAGGTTTGAATTGCGGCATCTGCTCGACTGGTGCCACCTGGCAGGGAACAGATACTGCGGATCTTCCTTTGCCTCAGACTGCTGTGGCCCCAGCTGTCCCGCCAATCCTCACTCCCCCTACACATGTTAAAAATCCATTATTGTGGATATTAAAGTAGCGATTACACTGTAAGCATATTTATGTGCTCTTTTTGtctggtttattttgcttttcatcatGTATAATCTGAATTCAGCATTAGTTTCTCACATCTTCCACACGTGTCTCCAACACAATTTTTATGTCCCAGCTTGTGTTAAATAGAAgtgaaatattaaggaaaatagaTTTAAGGGAAACTTGTGCAACGTTTTTTTAAGCATTGTTCTCTACTGTTTAATTTATTGAAAGGAGCTGCTGCCGTGGTTCTTGATTTAGCAGCGGCCATTCTTTTGTTTACATAGAgttacagttttatttgttttgctctgtACTGGAAACAAATAAagttttctacattattttcaaTCAAGGGTTGTGGTAtagtttctttgtgtttatagTGATACACACTTCTCTTTCTGGGCCTCACCAGGGAGTCGAGAGCTTTGGGTTCTTGTTGGCATGAGTGATCATGTTAAGAGCTAGTATGACACGGAGGGAGGAGCCTCTGGGCATAATAAGGTTGTAAATGGGGTCCCGATACACAGGCACCAGGTTCTTCTGTATCAGGTTCACAGAAGCAGTCCTCCACCACTGAACTCCATCCTCTGAAACAAGAAAAAGTGAATGGGTGTTGAACTAACTCCTGGAATCAAGTACAGGTACTTTATTTAATTACAGGCTCTTCTTTCgatccttaaaaaataatttccaaattccCAAGGgatcttatttcttaaaaaataagctCTAGTACCAACTCAAATCCTCCACCATCAAATAGGTCAGCTATTTACATTACAGCTGCCCCAAATGTAACTTTTCTTTTGGCTTACCTCAGGGGGCTCAATGAAGGCTAACCAATCTGATGCATGTGTAGGCAACAGTCCCATTGACTGGCACTTATAAACAGCCAATGCCAAACCCATGAGGTTTCCAATGAGATACACCAAACCCTGCAGAAACTTCTGACTTGAACTTTCTAGCATCTTGAAAGCTGTTGGGATAACAAACCAAAAGTTTTTTTCCCAATATGAATCAggccatttattaaaataatatagacaGACCCAAAGTAAAACAGCAAATACGACTATTAAAGGTGAATAAAAAAACCATAATAcgttcccttctccccttcttgctGCCACCATTATCATCTCCTTCCCGTACTGTACCCCCCACCACTGGCAACTAGCCAAGAGCAGTACTAAAGATTTTCATGGGTTTCACCTAAGAATatgtctttcaatttttaaaacttaaggaaGGGTTCTTATATCAAAATACTTACTGGCTGAAATGGCCATAAGTGCTTGAATAGGCCGCCAAGCCATCATACACACCATCATAGTAGGGAAGATGGAGATAGTATTGCCTGCCATGTACATGATGAAGAGGTTCATGGGAATCTGTTTAAGGGGACCCAAGGCGATGTCCCAGCAGCGCTAAAACAAACACAGTTTTAACTGTCAATCTCTATCTTCAGTCCCACATTTATCAGAGCAGTGATGTTAAAGTGAGGTGAACACAATTCCCAATCTgtgtggttttttaatgttttatttttgaaagacagaaacaaagtgcaaacaagggaggggcagagagagagggacacaatctaaagcaggctcaggctctgacctgtcagcacggagcccaatgcagggctcgaactcacaaaccgtgagatcgtgacctcagctgacatcggacacttaacctactgagccactctggtgcacCAATTCTGTGCTTCTGAGCTGACTCCTCAGTTCCACCACTTCTGCCCTTCTCCATGTTGCCACAAGAAGCTTCCTCTTCCACTAAAAATAAGGCATCCTCAACATTTGTGATATGTTTCCCTTTTGGTTGTCCAGATGTTATTTTTCCCCATGATCTAACTTCTTGTACTTCTGCATCTATCAATGTCCCATCTACAACTAAAGAAAGAGGTAAACTGACAGAGTGGAAGATTAGCACACCACCATCAATACCTAAAAGAACAAACACAAATCAAGACATTAAagtcctgggggcgcctgggtggctaagttggatGAGCGTacaattttggcttgggtcatgacctcacagtttgtgggttcaaggcttGCACTGGattttctgctgtcagtgcagagcctgcttcagatcctctgtccccctctctcttggcccctcccccactcatgcatgcacatgtgcatgctctctctgtctctctctcaaaaataaacattaaaaagaaagatatagaaGACCTGAATGACATTAACAAACTTAACCCAACTGACATATACAGAACGTTGCACCCAACATCTGTAGgattcacattcttttcaaacacaCTTGGAACATTTACAAAAGCTGACCACTTGGAGAGCCATGGAAGTGCCAACTGACAAGAACCCAAATCATAAAAAGCATGTTCTTCGATTATGATGCAGTTAAGgtaaaaatcagtaacaaaaagaaaacaaaactccctTCATGTTGGAATTAACAAATGTATCCTAAATAATCAACAAATTGAAGAAATTACactggaaaacaaatattgttaactgATAACAAAAATGCCACATATTAACACTTGTTGGACAAAGAGCATTgagaaatttataataaatacctATTAGAAAACTAagcatctatttatatttttttgcaattcttaaaaaaggttttatttaaattccagctaacttacagtgtaatattaggttTAGGTGtactatagtgattcaacacgcccatacaacacctggtgctcatcacaagggcacCAAGACCCCCATCACCTATGTAATCcatgccccccacccacctcccctctgaggctgtttcttggcttgctcctctctctccactcccaactttgcttatttgttcttaaatttcatatatgagggaaatcatatggtatttgtctttctcttatttatttctcttgggatAATACTCCCTACTCCCTAGCTTCATCCACATCAAGCTCAGCAtctatttcaagaaattagaaaaaggagggggctcagtcggttaagcgtccaacttggctcaagacatgatctcatggtttgtgggttcaagccccgcgttgagctctgtgctgacagctctgagcctggcgcctgcttcggattctgtgtctccctctctctctgcccctcccccattcctgctgtTTCTCTATGCCCCAATAATAgacatcaaaaacattttaaataagaagaaaaggaataaattaagcccatgaaaatgagaaggaaataaaaatgagaaaagaaattaatgacttttttttaatcaacaaagtTGAAGATGGTTTTCTGAAGATTAATAAAACCAATACTGGTGAGCCtggtgaaggaaaaaagaaaagat from Suricata suricatta isolate VVHF042 chromosome 9, meerkat_22Aug2017_6uvM2_HiC, whole genome shotgun sequence includes these protein-coding regions:
- the EMC4 gene encoding ER membrane protein complex subunit 4 isoform X3, encoding MTAQGSLVANRGRRFKWAIELSGPGGGSRSRSDRGGGQGDSLYPVGYLDKQVPDTSVQETDRILVEKRCWDIALGPLKQIPMNLFIMYMAGNTISIFPTMMVCMMAWRPIQALMAISAKDGVQWWRTASVNLIQKNLVPVYRDPIYNLIMPRGSSLRVILALNMITHANKNPKLSTPW
- the EMC4 gene encoding ER membrane protein complex subunit 4 isoform X2 yields the protein MNLFIMYMAGNTISIFPTMMVCMMAWRPIQALMAISATFKMLESSSQKFLQGLVYLIGNLMGLALAVYKCQSMGLLPTHASDWLAFIEPPERMEFSGGGLLL
- the EMC4 gene encoding ER membrane protein complex subunit 4 isoform X1, which translates into the protein MTAQGSLVANRGRRFKWAIELSGPGGGSRSRSDRGGGQGDSLYPVGYLDKQVPDTSVQETDRILVEKRCWDIALGPLKQIPMNLFIMYMAGNTISIFPTMMVCMMAWRPIQALMAISATFKMLESSSQKFLQGLVYLIGNLMGLALAVYKCQSMGLLPTHASDWLAFIEPPERMEFSGGGLLL